From Demequina lutea, a single genomic window includes:
- the metX gene encoding homoserine O-acetyltransferase MetX, translating into MDDDGIETDAWAADEGAAADSPIPASSAWRPGDHPGHRQFLNVGDLPLEADPVGTLPGVTLAYETWGELNAARDNAVYIAHALTGDSHVWGPAEPGHHTGGWWNAMVGAGRPIDPTRHFVVSANVVGGCQGSTGPASPHPVDGLPWGSRFPYVTMRDMVAAEIALADHLGIDRWRLITGPSMGGMRAIEWAVTVPDRVGAIAPVGSAAATTADQIAWSTSQLAAVFADPNFRGGDYYDAADGEGPHVGLGIARMIAHTTYRSEGELAERFGRSYQGAGDPLGRGGLFSVQSYLQHHGRKLARRFDANTYIRLVQAIQSHDVGRGRGGVETALARYTGPALVVAVDSDRLYPLKNSQLLDAGLSGSNGVKVVHSPVGHDGFLVESGQLNAFIAEFEAGL; encoded by the coding sequence ATGGACGACGACGGCATCGAGACAGACGCGTGGGCGGCAGACGAAGGCGCTGCGGCCGACTCCCCCATTCCCGCGTCGTCCGCATGGCGGCCGGGAGACCACCCGGGGCACCGCCAGTTCTTGAATGTGGGCGACTTGCCGCTCGAGGCGGACCCGGTGGGCACGCTTCCCGGAGTGACGCTCGCGTATGAGACCTGGGGCGAACTCAATGCCGCGCGCGACAACGCCGTGTATATCGCGCACGCCCTCACCGGCGACAGCCACGTGTGGGGACCCGCCGAGCCTGGGCACCACACCGGCGGCTGGTGGAACGCGATGGTGGGCGCCGGCAGGCCCATCGACCCGACGCGGCACTTTGTTGTTTCGGCGAACGTGGTGGGCGGCTGCCAGGGATCGACAGGGCCCGCGTCTCCGCATCCCGTCGATGGCCTGCCGTGGGGCTCGCGATTCCCCTATGTGACGATGCGCGACATGGTCGCGGCCGAGATCGCCCTGGCAGACCACTTGGGAATTGACCGGTGGCGCCTCATCACCGGGCCATCGATGGGCGGCATGCGCGCGATCGAGTGGGCCGTGACGGTGCCGGATCGCGTGGGGGCGATCGCCCCGGTCGGCTCCGCGGCTGCGACCACCGCCGACCAGATCGCGTGGTCCACGTCGCAGCTGGCGGCGGTTTTCGCCGATCCGAACTTCCGTGGAGGCGACTACTACGACGCGGCCGATGGCGAGGGGCCGCACGTTGGCCTCGGCATCGCACGCATGATCGCGCACACGACGTATAGGTCTGAGGGCGAGTTGGCGGAGCGCTTTGGTCGCTCGTATCAGGGCGCCGGCGATCCGCTGGGCCGTGGCGGACTGTTTTCGGTCCAGTCCTACTTGCAGCATCATGGTCGCAAGTTGGCGCGGCGGTTCGACGCAAATACGTACATCCGTTTGGTGCAGGCGATCCAGTCGCACGACGTCGGGCGCGGGCGCGGCGGCGTCGAGACGGCGCTGGCCCGGTACACGGGACCGGCGCTCGTGGTCGCGGTGGATTCCGATCGCTTGTATCCGCTCAAGAATTCGCAGCTGCTCGATGCAGGGTTGTCGGGTTCGAACGGGGTGAAGGTGGTCCACTCGCCAGTGGGTCACGACGGGTTCTTGGTCGAGTCCGGGCAACTCAATGCGTTCATCGCGGAGTTTGAGGCCGGGCTTTAG
- a CDS encoding C40 family peptidase gives MVRVLSFRSLRAFALACLVAIAASILVASSPRTAGADTYPGLADIAAAKAAVADAQTSVAQLDAAIVSLENASAAAQNEAAAAADRYSGAKATADRTQLESDAAAKSASDAAASLATARANLAGVAQQAYQDGGTFTSIEAIVGASGFQDAIARAEDNDLAAAQLDAVTQKVKAAQLYADTLSDFAKKTADAAAVAANDAAIALAAAEDAQRTAEQAVADAAATRTAAMVRLASLQNTTVALEQARQQGLANERAAQARAAYEAAVRAAEAKAAADAAAKAAAAAAAAAASNSSAGGTTGGTTGGTTGGTTGGTTGGTTGGTTGGTTGGTTGGTTGGTTGGTTGGTTSGAPQTGAWSSSASQGQQAANYALTLMGTQYVWGGNGPGYDCSGITYAAWGSAGYRPSRTAQGQYNSTTHIPISEMRPGDLVFHGTGRNSGAIYHVGIYIGNGLVAEARTWGEVAIVRAYDAWNVGDLIPYAGRP, from the coding sequence GTGGTGCGAGTGCTGTCGTTCCGTTCGCTGCGTGCGTTCGCTCTCGCGTGCCTCGTCGCCATCGCGGCCTCGATCCTCGTCGCCTCCTCACCTCGCACGGCCGGCGCCGACACCTACCCGGGACTCGCGGATATCGCCGCCGCGAAGGCCGCCGTCGCCGATGCCCAAACCAGTGTCGCCCAACTCGATGCGGCCATCGTCAGCTTGGAAAACGCGAGCGCCGCCGCACAGAACGAGGCTGCCGCCGCCGCGGATAGGTATTCGGGAGCGAAGGCCACGGCGGACCGCACCCAACTCGAATCCGATGCGGCCGCCAAGAGCGCGAGCGACGCCGCGGCCAGTCTCGCTACCGCCCGTGCGAATCTCGCAGGAGTCGCCCAACAGGCTTACCAAGATGGCGGGACGTTCACGTCGATCGAGGCGATCGTCGGAGCCAGCGGCTTCCAGGATGCCATCGCGCGCGCCGAGGACAACGACCTGGCCGCCGCCCAACTCGACGCGGTGACCCAGAAGGTCAAGGCTGCGCAGCTGTACGCCGACACGTTGAGCGACTTCGCCAAGAAGACCGCCGATGCTGCCGCGGTCGCGGCCAACGACGCGGCGATCGCGCTGGCAGCGGCCGAGGACGCCCAGCGCACGGCGGAGCAGGCAGTCGCCGACGCTGCGGCCACGCGGACGGCGGCGATGGTTCGCCTCGCGTCGCTGCAAAACACGACAGTCGCGCTTGAGCAGGCGCGTCAACAGGGGCTCGCCAACGAGCGCGCGGCGCAGGCGCGGGCCGCGTATGAGGCCGCCGTCCGCGCAGCCGAAGCGAAAGCGGCCGCCGATGCTGCTGCGAAGGCTGCGGCGGCTGCTGCCGCAGCGGCTGCGTCCAACTCCAGCGCCGGCGGCACGACCGGCGGCACGACCGGCGGCACTACTGGCGGCACTACTGGCGGCACTACTGGCGGCACTACTGGCGGCACGACCGGCGGCACGACCGGTGGCACCACTGGCGGCACGACCGGCGGCACCACTGGTGGCACGACCGGTGGCACGACGAGCGGCGCCCCTCAGACCGGGGCCTGGTCCTCGTCCGCCAGCCAGGGCCAACAAGCTGCGAACTACGCGCTGACGCTCATGGGTACGCAATACGTGTGGGGAGGCAACGGGCCCGGTTACGACTGTTCGGGTATCACGTACGCCGCCTGGGGGTCCGCGGGCTACAGGCCGTCCCGGACTGCGCAGGGTCAGTACAACTCGACCACGCACATTCCGATCTCCGAGATGCGCCCGGGCGACCTCGTGTTCCACGGCACCGGCCGCAACTCGGGTGCGATTTACCACGTCGGGATCTACATCGGCAATGGCCTGGTGGCCGAGGCGAGAACGTGGGGCGAGGTGGCCATCGTTCGCGCCTACGACGCGTGGAACGTCGGCGACCTGATCCCGTACGCGGGACGCCCGTAA
- a CDS encoding inorganic diphosphatase has protein sequence MEFNVTVEIPKGSRNKYEVDHHTGRIVLDRMLFTSTRYPDDYGFIEGTLGQDGDPLDALVLLEEATFPGCQIRCRALGMFRMRDEAGGDDKVLCVPVADQRAAWRQELSDVSDFHRLEVQHFFEVYKDLEPGKSVEGAHWVGRDEAEAEILTSFARAKGTLFEHLNPLIPPQH, from the coding sequence ATGGAATTCAACGTCACGGTCGAGATCCCCAAGGGCTCGCGCAACAAATATGAGGTGGATCACCACACGGGCAGGATCGTTCTCGATCGCATGCTCTTCACCTCGACGCGCTACCCGGACGACTACGGCTTCATCGAGGGCACCCTCGGCCAGGATGGCGACCCTCTGGACGCTCTCGTTCTGCTCGAAGAGGCGACATTCCCCGGTTGCCAGATTCGTTGCCGCGCTCTCGGCATGTTCCGCATGCGTGATGAGGCAGGGGGCGACGACAAGGTGCTGTGTGTGCCGGTTGCCGACCAGCGCGCCGCATGGCGCCAGGAACTCTCCGACGTGTCCGACTTTCACCGCCTAGAGGTCCAGCACTTCTTCGAGGTCTACAAGGACCTCGAGCCAGGCAAGTCGGTCGAAGGCGCGCACTGGGTGGGCCGCGACGAGGCCGAGGCCGAGATTCTCACCTCGTTTGCCCGCGCCAAGGGCACGCTCTTTGAGCACCTCAACCCGCTGATCCCGCCGCAGCACTAG